A single region of the Pontibacter kalidii genome encodes:
- a CDS encoding T9SS type B sorting domain-containing protein: MITTSTQKLSLLFAICLFGVLQLATSLGAFGQGKNDEVPTFTVDLRGKPNGVWRSDEIIRNGQLCGITDKNENCVQFTIILDPNAEQMEFDIIKGPVPSGSMGYQIDCGPQMPVGQPICVDVSKPITLTLCMPGKAGGVFEIRSLASFTPQEDVSVTMGCSATLIAPLSFGEGTIQWRDITYNGTYNKYLSFPNGDTRPLVTPDANAPAYVDYEVTGTTVATKCPGRFASDVVRVYFYPPPTVTVGPNPAIICPGSSGVVLTGSVTGGDGNWEYIWTDPAGNVVGNQLNYTATTVGTYKFEVRNVNYPNCREFSATVDVASNLAANAGPDQLACSQNPVQLAGAITAATGGVWSGGGGTFSPSNTALNAVYTPTAAEIAAGSVKLTLTSTGNGSCTAMKDDVLITFYPIDVELTGTPVICNGTLGTITAKVTGGNGTISYKWSTGQTTSTITGVAAGTYTVTVTDGQSCAITKSFTVTQVNGPTDFTVSATQETCGRSDGSVTISNVQGGTATYKYSADGKTYQTGTTLSNLAAGNYTLYVMDANGCTVSKSVTITNVAGPTAVTASTVAASCANNDGGITVGAVTGGTSPYTYSINGSTFQSSTSFTGLASGAYTVTAKDANGCIITTSASVAKRILTNFTATAASSTCGASNASITVSNVQGGIAPFQYSKDGVSFQDNATLTGLAAGIYRVTVKDARGCILTKSVTVGNIAGPTDLTATAKASTCGDSNAEITVTGVTGGTGTYTYSIDGATFSASSSFTGLAAGNYTVYVKDGNGCIYSEAVALTNIAGPDFTATAQSSTCGASNGRISIGGVTGGISPYKYSKDGATFQDAATFTGLAAGTYNITVKDANGCFLVKSVTVTDIAGPSDFALAAKSSTCGASNGSITVGAVTGGTSTYTYSIDGSNFQSSATFGNLLAGEYTITVRDRNLCVIAKKITVTDVAGPTNLAASSKSSTCGGSNGELTVTGVTGGTAPYTYSKDGTNFQASATLTGFVAGTHTVYAKDANGCVVSGSFTVANIAGPTAVAATSLPAGCANNDGSITVGTVTGGTATYTYSINGTSFQSSKTFSGLASGTYTVTAKDANGCIITRSISVGKTAPTNFAATTEPSTCGSNNGTITVGAVTGGVSPYTYSKDGANFQASATLTGFVAGTHTITVKDAKGCTFSKSITVTDVAGPSDLAIAATASTCGNSNGQFTVSGVTGGTLPYTYSIDGSTFQTSDTFTALAEGSYTVTVKDANGCTYAETVAVSNIEGPSFTLSAKASTCGASNGTVTVNSPTGGTAPYTYSKDGTTFQTSATFTGLAAGEYTITVKDANDCVLPQTIEVTDIPGPSDLALSSTASTCGDPNGVISISGVTGGTAPYTYSIDGTNFQGSQTFGAVLAGEYTVTVKDVNGCIFTKEIVVGNVAGPTGITATTTSSTCGSNNGEIRVTGVTGGTGAYTYSKDGVNFQASATLTGFVAGTHTIYAKDANGCTVAKAFTVSDIAGPSAVAATSQPASCQDNDGSITVSKVTGGTTDYTYSINGTTFQSSANFTGLASGTYTVTAKDANGCIITTSVKVNLNVPTAFANSSVAATCGRPDGQLTIGTVTGGTAPYKYSINGAPFQTAATFTGLLAGSYEITVQDANGCVFTDSVGVSNLNGPAFGTTVAATTCGAANGSIKISNTTGGVAPYTYSIDGVNFQSATTFEGLLAGTYTVTAKDAKGCFGTSQVVVEDIAGPSDFMLTATSSTCGASNATITVSDVAGGTSTYTYSIDGKNFQSAATFANLAAGEYTVTVKDANGCTISKAIELNDIPGPSELLLTSTASTCGESNGKIEVSGVTGGTASYTFSIDGNTFQQGAVFAGVAAGEYTVTVKDANGCTLSKKIVVENTGGPTGFLASATSSTCGAANGKLAVTEVTGGVGPYAYSIDGVNFQEGLVFENLLAGEHTITVKDKNGCTFAKTFTVGDIAGPTAVAATALPASCQNNDGSIMVGAVTGGTSEYTYSIDGRNFQTSTTFSGLASGDYTVTVKDKNGCTFTTSIKVNQNVPTDFASTTVASTCSDSNASITVGAVTGGTAPYKYSLNGGSFQASTTFGNLAAGTYNITVRDDNGCTFSKEVKVEDIAGPSALALTGKASTCGSPNASITVNGVTGGTAPYTFSLNNSAFQGSTSFGSLPAGAYELTVKDANGCTFTQAITLENIPGPSAFTASTSASSCGRANGSVTVDAVTGGTAPYTYSADGENFQEAATLAGLLAGEHTIIVKDQNGCVVEMKVVVEDVAGPSGLELASTAATCGDRNGSITVGKVTGGTAPYKYSMDGASFRNELTFEGVLAGEYTITVEDAKGCRFSASIRVDNIGGPTDFVATAKATTCGASNGELNISNVSGGAGSYAYSIDGANFQASATFVGLAAGSHTITVKDANGCTFTKAVEVTNIAGPSAITAATKAASCADNDGSITVTRVTGGTSAYTYAIDGKNFQSAASFTGLASGEYTITVKDANGCEFSDKVKVSKDGPASFASSTAASTCGAENGRISVVSVEGGAVPYTYSINGGSFQNSAVFTSLLAGSHTITVKDANGCTYTQEVEVSNMEGPSDLTASATTTTCGNSNGQISISEVTGGTAPYTYSVDGVNFQASATITGLAAGEYQVTVKDANGCIVVKAVTITNQSGPEGFTVTGKAATCGGANGQATVSAVVGGKAPYTYSKDGTSFQPEPTLTGLVAGTHTITVKDANGCTFSKQIVIENIAGPANYDLATVATTCGAANGSITASNVTGGTAPYTYALNEGNFQAAATFADVAAGEHTIRVKDANGCILEKKVVVTDIAGPSEIVAATTPTACTANNGTITVSGVTGGKAPYTYSLDGKAYQATATFGALAAGEYDVFVKDANGCSATVIVTVGLKGPKEASLAAKDATCGEQNGSITVTAVKEGTKPLAYSIDGKSFQTSATFGNLAAGVYTITIKDAEGCVLEVTQQVSNSGAATFTATGTNASCGAANGRVIISNVSGGVNPYTYSIDGTTFQNAPEFTGLAGGVYQVAVKDAAGCMNFEAVTISNTPPITDLKATVAAPTCDQPTGQVTISEVIGGTAPYTYSLDGTNFTASATLADVAPGTYTLTVKDAAGCTYSIEVQVAEGVSSKLDYVHHLACSGGNTGEIALAATGADAQTQYSIDGGKTFQKSPVFKSLAKGTYQLMTKFSEACIINVGTVEVKEAEEMMVEVTALTKAVGFEKTGSAAVTKITGGVGPYTYSLDGGSFSSDSVFTNLSAREYTVTVKDSRGCLQTETFVIEGLGDIDIPNGFTPNGDGLNDTWVLKNLPNLYPDNQVTVYNRWGSEVFSSKGYKRPWDGTYKGKRLPDGTYYCIIEFGDGTAPIKTSVTIMR, from the coding sequence ATGATAACAACCTCTACCCAAAAACTTTCCCTCTTGTTTGCCATTTGCCTGTTCGGGGTGTTGCAGCTTGCAACATCCCTTGGTGCGTTTGGGCAGGGGAAGAATGATGAAGTGCCGACCTTTACAGTAGACCTGAGGGGGAAGCCAAATGGTGTCTGGAGATCTGATGAAATAATTAGAAACGGGCAGTTGTGCGGTATTACGGATAAAAATGAGAACTGCGTTCAGTTTACCATTATCCTGGATCCGAATGCTGAACAAATGGAGTTCGACATCATCAAAGGACCTGTTCCTTCCGGCTCCATGGGGTACCAAATTGATTGTGGCCCGCAGATGCCGGTGGGGCAGCCTATTTGCGTGGATGTTTCCAAGCCAATCACTTTAACACTATGTATGCCAGGCAAAGCGGGTGGAGTGTTTGAGATCAGGTCTCTTGCATCCTTCACACCACAGGAGGATGTCTCGGTTACAATGGGTTGCTCGGCTACACTCATAGCGCCACTGTCCTTCGGGGAAGGTACTATCCAGTGGAGGGACATCACCTATAACGGCACTTATAATAAATACCTGAGTTTCCCGAATGGAGATACCAGGCCCTTAGTAACACCGGATGCGAATGCGCCGGCTTATGTAGACTATGAGGTTACCGGAACCACCGTTGCGACCAAATGCCCGGGCAGGTTCGCTTCTGATGTGGTGCGCGTATACTTCTACCCGCCGCCAACTGTTACCGTTGGCCCAAATCCTGCCATTATCTGTCCCGGAAGCAGTGGCGTGGTGCTTACGGGCAGTGTAACCGGCGGCGACGGCAACTGGGAGTATATCTGGACAGATCCTGCCGGCAACGTGGTGGGTAATCAGCTCAACTACACCGCCACTACGGTGGGTACTTATAAATTTGAGGTCCGGAACGTGAACTACCCGAACTGCCGCGAATTCTCGGCCACGGTAGATGTTGCCTCGAACCTGGCGGCAAACGCGGGCCCGGACCAACTGGCGTGTTCGCAGAACCCGGTGCAGCTGGCAGGCGCCATAACAGCGGCCACAGGAGGTGTCTGGAGCGGAGGCGGAGGTACTTTCAGCCCAAGCAACACAGCGCTAAACGCGGTCTATACCCCTACGGCAGCTGAGATTGCGGCAGGTTCTGTAAAACTTACGCTGACCTCTACAGGCAACGGCTCGTGTACTGCCATGAAAGATGATGTTCTGATCACGTTCTACCCGATCGATGTGGAACTGACAGGTACCCCCGTTATCTGTAACGGAACCTTGGGTACGATCACGGCAAAAGTAACAGGCGGCAACGGGACCATTTCTTACAAGTGGAGCACCGGCCAAACCACATCCACCATCACGGGCGTTGCTGCCGGCACCTACACCGTTACCGTTACAGACGGGCAGAGCTGCGCCATCACCAAATCATTCACCGTAACCCAGGTAAATGGGCCGACTGACTTTACGGTCAGCGCGACGCAGGAAACCTGTGGCAGAAGCGACGGTAGTGTCACCATCAGCAATGTGCAGGGTGGCACAGCTACGTACAAGTATAGCGCAGACGGCAAGACCTATCAGACAGGCACGACGCTTTCGAACCTGGCTGCCGGCAACTATACCCTTTACGTGATGGATGCCAACGGCTGTACGGTTTCCAAGAGCGTTACCATCACCAACGTGGCCGGGCCAACGGCAGTAACGGCCTCTACGGTGGCGGCCTCCTGCGCCAACAACGACGGCGGCATTACGGTGGGCGCTGTAACCGGCGGTACATCACCATATACTTATTCCATCAACGGCTCTACTTTCCAGAGTTCAACCAGCTTCACGGGGCTGGCTTCCGGTGCCTACACGGTAACGGCAAAGGATGCCAACGGCTGTATCATCACTACTTCAGCCTCGGTAGCTAAAAGAATACTCACAAACTTCACGGCAACTGCGGCCTCTTCTACCTGCGGGGCCAGTAACGCAAGTATAACCGTAAGTAATGTGCAAGGTGGTATCGCTCCTTTTCAATATAGCAAGGATGGGGTGAGTTTTCAGGACAATGCCACGCTTACAGGCCTGGCTGCCGGAATATACAGGGTAACAGTGAAAGACGCAAGAGGCTGTATTCTGACCAAATCGGTAACGGTAGGCAACATTGCCGGACCGACAGACCTGACAGCGACTGCCAAAGCCTCTACCTGCGGCGACAGTAACGCTGAAATTACGGTAACAGGTGTAACGGGCGGTACGGGTACTTATACTTATAGTATAGACGGTGCCACCTTCAGTGCTTCATCCAGCTTTACAGGGCTGGCTGCCGGCAACTATACCGTTTATGTAAAAGACGGCAACGGCTGTATTTACTCGGAAGCGGTTGCCCTGACCAACATTGCAGGCCCAGACTTTACAGCTACGGCCCAGTCTTCTACCTGTGGCGCCAGCAACGGCCGCATCAGCATTGGCGGGGTAACTGGCGGAATCTCTCCTTATAAGTATAGCAAGGATGGGGCTACCTTCCAGGATGCAGCTACCTTTACAGGTCTAGCGGCAGGCACGTACAACATCACGGTGAAGGATGCCAACGGTTGCTTCCTGGTGAAGTCTGTAACGGTAACGGATATTGCAGGGCCAAGCGATTTCGCCTTGGCAGCTAAGTCCTCTACCTGCGGGGCCAGCAACGGCAGCATTACCGTAGGTGCCGTAACAGGCGGAACATCAACTTATACTTATAGTATAGACGGCAGTAACTTCCAGTCCTCGGCTACCTTCGGGAACCTGCTTGCAGGGGAGTATACCATCACGGTGAGGGATCGTAACCTGTGCGTGATCGCTAAGAAAATCACCGTTACCGATGTGGCTGGCCCGACAAATTTGGCGGCTTCTTCTAAGTCGTCTACCTGCGGCGGCAGCAACGGCGAATTAACCGTAACAGGCGTAACAGGCGGCACAGCTCCATATACGTATAGCAAGGATGGCACGAACTTCCAGGCCTCCGCTACGCTCACCGGTTTTGTGGCTGGCACGCATACGGTCTACGCCAAGGATGCCAACGGATGTGTGGTGTCAGGTTCCTTTACAGTTGCCAACATTGCTGGTCCTACGGCAGTGGCGGCTACCTCGCTGCCTGCCGGTTGCGCCAACAACGACGGTAGCATTACCGTGGGCACCGTAACCGGTGGCACGGCCACTTATACTTACTCCATCAACGGGACCAGCTTCCAGAGCTCGAAAACCTTCTCTGGCCTGGCTTCAGGAACCTATACGGTCACGGCGAAAGACGCCAACGGCTGTATCATTACCAGGTCTATATCAGTAGGAAAGACAGCTCCGACCAACTTTGCAGCTACAACTGAACCTTCCACCTGTGGTAGCAACAATGGCACCATCACCGTGGGCGCAGTTACAGGTGGCGTATCGCCTTATACCTATAGCAAGGATGGCGCAAACTTCCAGGCATCTGCTACACTGACAGGCTTTGTGGCGGGCACGCACACCATCACGGTGAAGGATGCCAAGGGCTGTACCTTCTCCAAATCGATCACGGTAACGGATGTAGCAGGCCCTTCGGATCTGGCAATTGCTGCCACGGCCTCTACTTGTGGCAACAGCAACGGTCAGTTTACCGTGAGTGGCGTAACGGGAGGAACTTTGCCTTATACCTATAGTATAGACGGCTCAACCTTCCAGACTTCCGACACGTTTACGGCCCTTGCTGAGGGCTCTTACACGGTTACCGTAAAAGACGCCAACGGCTGTACCTACGCTGAAACAGTGGCGGTAAGCAACATAGAAGGTCCATCGTTCACACTTTCAGCCAAAGCCTCCACCTGCGGGGCCAGCAACGGAACGGTAACCGTAAACAGCCCGACTGGCGGCACGGCACCTTATACCTACAGCAAAGACGGCACGACTTTCCAGACCTCAGCTACATTCACAGGGCTGGCAGCAGGGGAGTATACCATCACCGTAAAAGATGCCAACGATTGCGTGCTGCCTCAAACAATAGAAGTGACAGACATCCCGGGCCCAAGCGACCTGGCCCTGTCGAGCACGGCTTCTACCTGCGGCGACCCTAATGGGGTGATCAGCATCAGCGGCGTAACCGGAGGTACGGCACCTTATACTTATAGTATCGATGGCACCAACTTCCAGGGCTCCCAGACATTCGGGGCAGTGCTGGCAGGGGAGTATACCGTAACGGTGAAAGACGTGAACGGCTGTATTTTCACCAAAGAGATCGTGGTAGGCAACGTGGCCGGACCAACCGGTATCACAGCAACTACCACTTCCTCCACCTGTGGCAGCAACAATGGCGAAATTAGAGTAACGGGTGTAACGGGCGGTACAGGTGCTTATACCTACAGCAAGGATGGCGTAAACTTCCAGGCATCTGCCACACTTACCGGTTTTGTAGCCGGCACGCACACGATCTACGCCAAAGATGCCAACGGCTGTACAGTGGCCAAAGCCTTTACGGTGTCAGACATTGCCGGACCTTCTGCCGTGGCGGCTACCTCGCAGCCAGCCAGTTGCCAGGATAACGATGGCAGCATCACGGTGAGCAAGGTAACAGGCGGCACAACGGATTATACTTACTCCATCAACGGCACTACTTTCCAGAGCTCAGCCAACTTTACCGGGCTGGCCTCCGGAACATACACGGTTACGGCGAAAGACGCCAACGGCTGTATCATCACTACTTCTGTAAAAGTAAACCTAAACGTACCCACCGCCTTTGCCAACTCTTCGGTAGCAGCCACCTGCGGCCGCCCGGACGGGCAACTGACGATAGGAACGGTAACTGGCGGCACGGCTCCATACAAGTATAGTATAAACGGGGCGCCGTTCCAGACAGCAGCTACCTTCACAGGACTTTTGGCCGGTTCTTACGAGATCACAGTGCAGGATGCCAACGGCTGTGTGTTTACAGACTCGGTGGGCGTGAGTAACCTCAATGGACCAGCTTTCGGTACAACGGTCGCCGCAACAACCTGCGGCGCTGCGAACGGAAGTATAAAAATCAGCAACACCACAGGGGGCGTGGCGCCTTATACCTATAGTATAGATGGCGTGAACTTCCAATCAGCAACTACTTTTGAAGGCCTGCTGGCCGGTACCTACACCGTTACTGCGAAAGATGCCAAGGGTTGCTTTGGCACCAGCCAGGTAGTAGTGGAAGACATTGCCGGACCAAGCGACTTTATGCTGACCGCTACCTCCTCTACTTGTGGTGCGAGCAACGCGACCATTACCGTAAGCGATGTGGCAGGCGGAACATCAACTTATACCTATAGTATAGACGGGAAGAACTTCCAGTCTGCTGCTACTTTCGCTAACCTTGCAGCCGGCGAGTATACCGTAACGGTGAAAGACGCGAATGGCTGTACCATCAGCAAAGCGATTGAACTGAACGACATCCCTGGCCCAAGCGAGCTGCTGCTGACTTCCACTGCTTCTACCTGCGGTGAGAGCAACGGTAAAATTGAGGTGAGCGGCGTAACGGGCGGCACGGCTTCCTATACCTTCTCCATCGACGGCAATACCTTCCAGCAGGGAGCGGTCTTTGCCGGAGTAGCAGCCGGCGAGTATACCGTAACGGTGAAAGACGCTAACGGCTGTACGCTGTCCAAGAAGATTGTAGTGGAGAACACCGGTGGGCCAACGGGCTTCCTGGCGAGCGCCACTTCCTCTACCTGTGGCGCGGCCAACGGTAAACTGGCGGTGACAGAAGTGACGGGCGGTGTGGGACCTTATGCATATAGTATAGATGGCGTGAATTTCCAGGAAGGGCTGGTGTTTGAGAACCTGCTGGCCGGAGAGCACACGATCACCGTGAAGGATAAGAATGGCTGTACCTTCGCCAAAACCTTTACGGTAGGAGATATTGCCGGCCCTACGGCGGTTGCCGCTACTGCGCTTCCGGCCAGCTGCCAGAACAACGACGGCAGCATCATGGTGGGAGCGGTAACGGGCGGAACGTCCGAGTACACTTATTCCATCGATGGTAGAAACTTCCAGACGTCAACTACCTTCAGCGGCCTGGCTTCGGGAGATTACACGGTAACAGTGAAAGACAAGAATGGCTGTACTTTTACCACAAGTATAAAAGTGAACCAGAACGTACCAACTGATTTTGCCAGCACCACCGTAGCCTCTACCTGCAGCGATAGCAATGCCAGTATTACGGTAGGCGCTGTAACCGGCGGCACGGCTCCTTATAAGTATAGCCTGAACGGCGGCAGCTTCCAGGCCTCGACTACATTTGGCAACCTGGCAGCGGGCACTTACAACATCACCGTACGGGATGACAATGGCTGTACCTTCAGCAAAGAGGTAAAGGTGGAAGACATCGCCGGACCATCGGCTCTCGCTTTAACCGGAAAGGCCTCTACCTGCGGCAGCCCGAACGCTTCTATCACCGTGAACGGTGTGACGGGCGGCACGGCTCCTTATACCTTCAGCCTTAACAACTCAGCCTTCCAGGGCAGCACCAGCTTCGGCTCGCTGCCTGCCGGAGCGTATGAGCTAACGGTGAAGGATGCCAACGGCTGTACCTTTACCCAGGCCATTACGCTGGAGAACATCCCGGGTCCATCTGCTTTTACTGCCTCAACTTCAGCCTCGAGCTGCGGCCGGGCAAACGGAAGTGTAACCGTGGATGCCGTAACCGGCGGAACCGCGCCTTATACCTACAGTGCAGACGGAGAGAACTTCCAGGAAGCTGCCACCCTGGCAGGACTGTTGGCCGGAGAGCATACCATCATCGTGAAAGATCAGAATGGTTGTGTGGTGGAGATGAAAGTAGTAGTAGAGGATGTGGCGGGCCCGTCCGGGTTGGAGTTGGCAAGCACCGCCGCTACGTGCGGCGATCGCAATGGCAGCATTACGGTAGGCAAGGTTACGGGCGGCACGGCTCCATACAAGTATAGTATGGATGGGGCGAGCTTCCGGAACGAGCTTACTTTTGAAGGAGTGCTGGCCGGCGAGTATACGATCACGGTGGAGGACGCCAAGGGCTGTAGGTTCTCTGCAAGTATAAGAGTAGACAACATCGGCGGGCCTACCGACTTTGTAGCTACAGCCAAAGCAACTACCTGTGGTGCCAGCAACGGCGAGTTAAACATAAGCAACGTGAGCGGCGGTGCCGGCTCCTATGCTTATAGTATAGATGGCGCAAACTTCCAGGCTTCGGCCACTTTTGTGGGCTTGGCTGCCGGTTCCCACACCATCACGGTAAAAGACGCCAACGGCTGTACGTTTACCAAAGCGGTGGAAGTAACGAACATTGCCGGACCTAGCGCTATAACGGCAGCTACCAAAGCGGCCAGCTGTGCCGACAATGACGGCAGCATTACGGTAACCCGCGTAACCGGCGGTACCTCAGCCTATACTTACGCTATCGACGGGAAGAACTTCCAAAGTGCGGCCAGCTTTACAGGCCTTGCTTCCGGAGAGTATACCATCACGGTAAAAGATGCCAACGGCTGCGAGTTCTCCGACAAAGTGAAGGTGAGTAAGGATGGCCCGGCAAGCTTTGCCAGCTCCACTGCCGCTTCTACCTGCGGTGCCGAAAACGGCCGCATCTCGGTTGTGTCTGTGGAGGGGGGCGCGGTGCCTTACACCTATAGTATAAACGGCGGCAGTTTCCAGAACTCAGCGGTCTTCACCTCGCTTCTGGCCGGCTCCCACACCATTACGGTAAAAGACGCCAACGGCTGTACCTATACCCAGGAGGTGGAAGTAAGCAACATGGAGGGTCCTTCAGACCTGACGGCCTCCGCTACCACCACCACCTGTGGCAACAGCAACGGCCAGATCAGCATCTCGGAGGTAACCGGCGGAACAGCGCCTTATACCTATAGTGTGGATGGCGTGAACTTCCAGGCTTCTGCCACCATCACAGGACTTGCCGCCGGCGAGTACCAGGTGACGGTAAAAGACGCCAACGGCTGTATCGTAGTAAAAGCAGTAACGATCACGAACCAGTCAGGTCCGGAAGGATTTACGGTGACAGGCAAAGCCGCTACCTGCGGCGGCGCTAATGGCCAGGCTACGGTAAGTGCCGTGGTCGGTGGCAAGGCTCCTTATACCTACAGCAAGGATGGCACGAGCTTCCAGCCGGAGCCTACGCTGACGGGACTAGTTGCCGGCACGCATACCATCACGGTAAAAGATGCCAACGGCTGTACCTTCTCCAAGCAAATAGTTATCGAGAACATTGCCGGACCTGCCAACTATGACCTGGCTACTGTGGCTACTACCTGCGGCGCTGCCAACGGTTCTATCACGGCAAGCAACGTAACGGGTGGCACGGCTCCTTATACCTACGCCCTGAACGAAGGCAACTTCCAGGCTGCGGCTACCTTTGCAGACGTAGCGGCCGGCGAGCATACCATCCGGGTGAAAGACGCCAACGGCTGTATCCTGGAGAAGAAAGTGGTAGTAACGGATATTGCTGGTCCTTCTGAGATCGTGGCCGCTACTACACCCACTGCCTGCACAGCCAACAACGGTACTATTACCGTGAGCGGCGTAACCGGTGGCAAAGCGCCTTATACGTACTCCCTCGACGGTAAAGCTTACCAGGCTACGGCGACCTTTGGTGCGCTGGCGGCAGGAGAGTACGATGTATTTGTGAAGGATGCTAACGGCTGCAGCGCCACGGTGATAGTAACGGTAGGCCTGAAAGGTCCGAAAGAGGCTTCCCTGGCTGCCAAAGATGCTACCTGCGGAGAGCAGAACGGCTCGATCACGGTTACTGCTGTGAAGGAGGGGACCAAACCGCTGGCTTATAGTATAGACGGCAAAAGCTTCCAGACTTCGGCTACTTTTGGCAACTTGGCGGCGGGTGTGTATACCATCACCATCAAGGATGCTGAGGGATGTGTGCTGGAGGTAACCCAGCAGGTAAGCAACAGCGGAGCCGCCACCTTCACGGCAACAGGCACCAATGCCAGCTGTGGCGCTGCCAATGGCCGCGTCATCATCAGCAATGTGAGCGGAGGCGTGAACCCTTATACCTACAGCATAGACGGTACCACCTTCCAGAACGCACCGGAGTTTACCGGCCTGGCCGGAGGAGTATACCAGGTAGCGGTGAAAGATGCTGCCGGCTGCATGAACTTCGAGGCTGTGACCATCAGCAACACGCCTCCTATCACGGACCTGAAAGCGACCGTAGCAGCCCCAACCTGCGACCAACCAACTGGCCAGGTAACGATCAGCGAAGTAATCGGCGGTACGGCTCCTTATACTTATTCGTTAGATGGTACCAACTTCACAGCTTCTGCCACACTGGCTGATGTAGCGCCAGGCACCTATACTTTAACGGTGAAAGACGCGGCGGGCTGTACTTATAGTATAGAAGTACAGGTAGCCGAGGGCGTGAGCAGCAAGCTGGATTATGTGCATCACCTGGCCTGCTCCGGCGGCAACACCGGCGAGATCGCTTTAGCTGCAACAGGCGCCGATGCGCAGACCCAATACAGTATCGACGGCGGCAAGACCTTCCAGAAGAGTCCGGTGTTCAAGAGCCTGGCCAAAGGCACCTACCAACTCATGACCAAATTCTCCGAAGCGTGCATTATTAACGTGGGCACTGTGGAGGTGAAGGAGGCAGAAGAGATGATGGTAGAGGTTACCGCACTCACCAAAGCGGTAGGTTTCGAGAAAACAGGCAGTGCGGCCGTAACGAAGATTACCGGCGGGGTGGGGCCTTACACGTACTCGCTGGATGGCGGCAGCTTCTCTTCCGACTCTGTATTCACCAACCTGAGCGCCCGTGAGTACACTGTGACCGTGAAAGACAGCAGAGGCTGCTTACAGACCGAAACCTTTGTGATCGAGGGCCTCGGCGACATCGACATCCCGAACGGCTTTACGCCAAACGGCGATGGACTGAACGATACCTGGGTGCTCAAGAACCTGCCGAATCTGTATCCGGACAACCAGGTGACGGTGTACAACCGCTGGGGTAGCGAGGTGTTCTCGTCGAAAGGGTATAAGCGCCCTTGGGATGGCACCTACAAGGGCAAGCGCCTGCCGGATGGTACTTACTACTGCATCATCGAGTTCGGCGACGGAACGGCCCCAATCAAAACATCAGTGACCATTATGCGCTAA
- a CDS encoding PorP/SprF family type IX secretion system membrane protein codes for MKNYLLIFCFLLVGSVAVAQQKALYSQYMTNYFLLNPAVAGVEKDWNIKAGYRNQWTGFDGAPQTFYLSAETALFKRSIGRRAKPYHGAGGYIYKDQTGPISQTGLLLSYAYHVPINKSIYLSSGVFAGVQQYKFDENKIHLADGSNERDPVTQQGSINAFMPDLSVGTYLHSEEFFVGASLFQALGNKINKNKEIEDPARLSRHLFVSGGYHFDVNREITVTPSVLLKYVSPAPIQADINVRGEYHFTKRRKTVYDDMVWAGISYRTQDAVVGLIGVQFKEQYRLSYTYDITVSPMRHHSAGSHEIVLGFRMP; via the coding sequence ATGAAAAATTACCTTCTCATATTTTGCTTTCTGCTCGTTGGTTCGGTAGCTGTGGCGCAGCAGAAGGCGCTGTACAGCCAGTACATGACCAATTACTTTCTCCTGAACCCGGCCGTGGCCGGGGTGGAGAAGGACTGGAACATAAAAGCCGGCTACCGCAACCAATGGACAGGTTTTGACGGAGCACCCCAGACCTTTTACCTGAGCGCCGAGACAGCCCTGTTTAAGCGCAGCATTGGCCGTAGGGCCAAACCTTACCACGGTGCTGGCGGCTACATCTACAAAGACCAGACGGGGCCGATCTCACAGACGGGTTTGCTGCTCTCTTACGCCTACCACGTGCCCATTAACAAGAGCATCTACCTCTCGTCGGGCGTATTTGCAGGAGTGCAGCAGTATAAGTTTGATGAGAACAAGATCCACCTGGCGGATGGCTCAAATGAGCGCGACCCGGTAACGCAGCAGGGAAGTATAAATGCCTTTATGCCCGACCTGAGTGTGGGCACTTACCTGCATTCGGAGGAGTTTTTTGTGGGAGCCTCATTGTTTCAGGCGCTGGGCAACAAGATCAATAAGAACAAGGAGATCGAGGACCCGGCCCGCCTCTCGCGCCACCTGTTCGTCTCGGGCGGGTATCACTTTGATGTGAACCGTGAGATCACTGTAACGCCCTCGGTGCTGCTCAAGTACGTGAGCCCGGCCCCGATTCAGGCCGACATCAACGTGCGCGGCGAGTACCACTTTACCAAGCGCCGCAAAACCGTATACGATGACATGGTGTGGGCCGGTATTTCCTACAGAACGCAGGATGCCGTGGTGGGTCTGATCGGGGTGCAGTTTAAGGAGCAATACCGCCTCAGCTATACCTATGACATCACCGTATCGCCCATGCGCCACCACAGCGCCGGCTCGCATGAGATTGTGCTTGGGTTCAGGATGCCGTAA